One Enterococcus silesiacus genomic window carries:
- the fusA gene encoding elongation factor G (EF-G; promotes GTP-dependent translocation of the ribosome during translation; many organisms have multiple copies of this gene) has protein sequence MAREFSLENTRNIGIMAHVDAGKTTTTERILYYTGKIHKIGETHEGASQMDWMEQEQERGITITSAATTAQWKGYRVNIIDTPGHVDFTIEVQRSLRVLDGAVTVLDSQSGVEPQTETVWRQATDYKVPRIVFCNKMDKIGADFLYSVNSLHDRLQANAHPIQLPIGSEDNFTGIIDLITMKAEIYTNDLGTDIQETEIPEEYMDQAVEWREKLVEAVAETDEDLMMKYLDGEEITIEELKAGIRQATINVEFFPVMCGSAFKNKGVQIMLDAVLDYLPSPLDIEAIKGIDVKTDEETTRPADDEAPFASLAFKVMTDPFVGRLTFFRVYSGVLESGSYVLNASKDKKERIGRILQMHANTRKEIDKVFSGDIAAAVGLKDTTTGDTLCAIDSPVILESIEFPEPVIQVAVEPKSKADQDKMGVALQKLAEEDPSFRVETNVETGETVISGMGELHLDVLVDRMRREFKVEANVGAPQVSYRETFRAPLTQAEGKFVRQSGGKGQYGHVWVEFTPNEEGKGFEFENAIVGGVVPREYIPAVEKGLAESMNNGVLAGYPLVDIKAKLYDGSYHDVDSNETAFRVAASMALRAAAKKANPVILEPMMKVTITVPEDYLGDIMGHVTSRRGRVEGMEAHGNSQIVNAMVPLAEMFGYATTLRSATQGRGTFMMVFDHYEDVPKSVQEEIIKKNGGNNA, from the coding sequence ATGGCAAGAGAATTTTCGTTAGAAAACACTCGTAATATCGGTATTATGGCTCACGTTGATGCGGGTAAAACAACAACAACAGAGCGTATTTTATACTACACTGGTAAAATCCATAAAATTGGTGAAACGCACGAAGGTGCTTCACAAATGGACTGGATGGAACAAGAACAAGAACGTGGTATTACCATCACATCTGCTGCAACAACTGCACAGTGGAAAGGTTACCGTGTAAACATTATCGATACACCAGGACATGTGGATTTCACTATTGAAGTTCAACGTTCACTACGTGTATTAGATGGTGCTGTAACCGTTCTTGATTCACAATCAGGTGTGGAACCTCAAACTGAAACAGTTTGGCGTCAAGCAACTGATTATAAAGTTCCACGTATTGTTTTCTGTAATAAAATGGATAAAATCGGTGCGGATTTCTTATACTCTGTAAACTCATTACATGATCGTTTACAAGCTAATGCTCATCCAATCCAATTACCAATTGGTTCAGAAGATAACTTTACAGGGATCATCGACTTAATTACGATGAAAGCTGAAATTTATACAAATGACTTAGGTACAGACATTCAAGAAACTGAAATTCCAGAAGAATATATGGATCAAGCAGTTGAATGGCGTGAAAAATTAGTTGAAGCAGTAGCTGAAACTGATGAAGACCTAATGATGAAATATCTTGATGGTGAAGAAATTACTATCGAAGAATTAAAAGCGGGTATCCGCCAAGCAACGATCAACGTTGAATTCTTCCCAGTAATGTGTGGTTCTGCCTTTAAAAATAAAGGTGTTCAAATAATGCTTGATGCAGTACTTGATTACTTACCATCACCACTTGATATTGAAGCAATCAAAGGTATCGACGTTAAGACAGACGAAGAAACTACTCGTCCTGCCGATGACGAAGCTCCTTTTGCTTCATTAGCATTTAAAGTTATGACTGACCCATTCGTAGGTCGTCTAACATTCTTCCGTGTCTATTCTGGTGTCCTTGAAAGTGGTTCATATGTATTGAACGCTTCTAAAGACAAAAAAGAACGTATCGGTCGTATTTTACAAATGCACGCGAACACTCGTAAAGAAATTGACAAAGTGTTCTCAGGAGATATCGCTGCCGCTGTTGGATTGAAAGATACAACAACAGGTGATACTTTATGTGCGATAGATTCACCAGTAATTCTTGAATCAATTGAGTTCCCAGAACCAGTTATCCAAGTTGCTGTTGAACCTAAATCAAAAGCTGACCAAGATAAAATGGGTGTGGCTCTGCAAAAACTTGCAGAAGAAGATCCGTCATTCCGCGTTGAAACAAACGTTGAAACTGGTGAAACAGTTATCTCTGGTATGGGCGAATTGCACTTAGACGTATTAGTAGACCGTATGAGACGTGAGTTCAAGGTTGAAGCCAACGTTGGTGCTCCTCAAGTATCATATCGTGAAACTTTCCGTGCGCCTTTAACTCAGGCAGAAGGTAAGTTTGTACGTCAGTCTGGTGGTAAAGGTCAATACGGACATGTCTGGGTTGAATTTACGCCAAACGAAGAAGGAAAAGGTTTTGAATTTGAAAATGCTATCGTCGGTGGTGTGGTTCCTCGTGAATACATCCCAGCGGTTGAAAAAGGCTTGGCAGAATCTATGAACAACGGTGTTCTTGCTGGATATCCATTAGTTGATATCAAAGCAAAACTTTACGATGGTTCATACCATGATGTCGATTCAAATGAAACAGCCTTCCGTGTAGCTGCTTCTATGGCACTACGTGCGGCTGCTAAGAAAGCTAATCCAGTTATCTTAGAACCAATGATGAAAGTAACGATCACTGTACCAGAAGATTACCTAGGTGATATCATGGGACACGTTACAAGTCGTCGTGGACGTGTTGAAGGAATGGAAGCACACGGTAACTCACAAATCGTTAACGCGATGGTGCCTCTAGCTGAAATGTTCGGCTACGCTACAACGTTACGTTCAGCAACACAAGGTCGCGGTACGTTTATGATGGTCTTTGATCACTATGAAGATGTACCAAAATCTGTACAAGAAGAAATTATCAAGAAAAATGGCGGAAACAACGCTTAA
- a CDS encoding 30S ribosomal protein S7, which translates to MPRKGPVTKRDVLPDPIYNSKLVTRLINRVMVDGKRGIAANIIYNSFDIIKESTGNDPLEVFEQAMKNVMPVLEVKARRVGGSNYQVPVEVRPERRTTLGLRWVVNYARLRGEHTMEQRLAKEIMDAANNTGASVKKREDTHKMADANRAFAHYRW; encoded by the coding sequence ATGCCACGTAAAGGTCCTGTTACAAAACGCGATGTTTTACCAGATCCAATTTATAACTCAAAATTAGTAACTCGCTTGATTAACCGTGTAATGGTTGATGGAAAACGCGGGATTGCTGCTAATATTATCTATAATTCATTTGATATCATCAAAGAATCTACAGGTAACGATCCATTGGAAGTTTTCGAACAAGCAATGAAAAACGTTATGCCTGTCTTAGAAGTAAAAGCTCGCCGTGTTGGGGGTTCTAACTATCAAGTACCAGTTGAAGTTCGTCCAGAACGTCGTACAACTTTAGGCTTGCGTTGGGTTGTTAACTATGCTCGCCTACGCGGTGAACATACAATGGAACAACGTCTAGCGAAAGAAATCATGGATGCTGCCAACAACACAGGCGCTTCAGTTAAAAAACGTGAAGACACACACAAAATGGCTGACGCTAACCGTGCGTTTGCACATTATCGTTGGTAA
- a CDS encoding 30S ribosomal protein S12, which yields MPTINQLVRKPRKSKVEKSNSPALNKGYNSFKKSQTNVNSPQKRGVCTRVGTMTPKKPNSALRKYARVRLSNLIEVTAYIPGIGHNLQEHSVVLLRGGRVKDLPGVRYHIVRGALDTAGVTDRKQSRSKYGTKMPKAAK from the coding sequence ATGCCTACAATTAATCAATTAGTACGTAAACCTCGTAAATCAAAGGTGGAGAAATCTAATTCACCAGCGTTGAACAAAGGATATAATAGTTTTAAGAAATCTCAAACGAACGTAAACTCACCACAAAAGCGTGGGGTTTGTACTCGTGTGGGAACAATGACACCTAAAAAACCTAACTCGGCTTTACGTAAATATGCCCGTGTTCGTTTGTCTAACTTAATCGAAGTAACAGCTTATATCCCAGGGATCGGTCATAACTTACAAGAACATAGCGTGGTACTATTACGCGGTGGACGTGTAAAAGATTTACCAGGGGTACGTTATCATATCGTACGTGGTGCGCTTGATACAGCCGGTGTTACAGATCGTAAACAAAGCCGCTCTAAATATGGTACTAAAATGCCTAAAGCTGCTAAATAA
- a CDS encoding ribose-5-phosphate isomerase, producing the protein MNLKQMAGIEAAKYVKDGMIVGLGTGSTAKFMVDEIGRRVKEEGLSIIGVTTSKETERQAQELGIPLKGIDEVPYVDLTIDGADEISEDFQGIKGGGAALLFEKIVATYSKKCIWIVDESKLVKKLGKFPLPVEVVPYGSQQLVRLFEEKGYDPILRTTSTGETLVTDGGHYIIDLHLKEIADPIALGAYLDQLVGVVEHGLFLQIVTTVIVGGTSGPKTIHVPK; encoded by the coding sequence ATGAATCTTAAACAAATGGCAGGAATCGAAGCAGCAAAGTATGTAAAAGACGGTATGATCGTAGGTCTTGGCACAGGATCTACGGCAAAATTTATGGTAGACGAGATTGGTCGCCGTGTAAAAGAAGAAGGCTTATCGATCATTGGTGTCACAACGTCCAAAGAAACTGAGCGTCAAGCACAAGAATTAGGTATTCCTTTAAAAGGAATTGACGAAGTCCCTTACGTCGACTTAACGATCGATGGAGCAGATGAAATCAGTGAAGATTTCCAAGGCATCAAAGGCGGCGGTGCTGCTTTATTGTTTGAAAAAATCGTAGCGACTTATTCGAAGAAATGTATTTGGATCGTTGATGAATCTAAGCTTGTCAAAAAACTTGGTAAGTTTCCGTTACCTGTCGAAGTGGTTCCGTATGGCAGCCAACAGTTAGTTCGTTTATTTGAAGAAAAAGGTTATGATCCTATTTTACGTACAACATCTACCGGGGAAACATTGGTCACAGATGGGGGGCATTACATCATCGACCTTCATTTAAAAGAAATTGCTGATCCAATTGCTTTAGGTGCTTATTTAGATCAATTAGTGGGTGTCGTTGAACACGGCTTATTCCTTCAAATCGTCACAACGGTTATTGTCGGTGGAACGTCCGGTCCTAAAACAATTCATGTTCCAAAATAA
- a CDS encoding resolvase, which yields MKIIGYARTTITDNDLDAQIKVLSDYGCDQIYHESFDITNDEQLISELEPVLNGLEKGDTLVICRLNRLGRSTRQLTELTQKFKGTGIHLVSLDEEIDTRHPMGEIYFKLMNGLATMECDLIKERTLVGLDNARKKGKIGGRPKIDARTVKKIRHLYHEKKETIQSVSSKCNVSVGTCYKYINLPEADVAGISQK from the coding sequence ATGAAAATAATTGGTTATGCACGTACAACAATTACTGATAATGATTTAGACGCTCAAATCAAAGTACTATCTGACTATGGCTGTGATCAGATTTATCATGAATCTTTCGACATTACAAATGACGAACAACTGATTTCTGAGCTTGAACCAGTTCTCAACGGTTTAGAAAAAGGCGACACCTTAGTTATTTGCCGCTTAAATCGTTTGGGACGTTCTACTCGTCAATTAACTGAGCTGACACAAAAATTCAAGGGTACCGGTATTCATCTAGTTAGTCTTGATGAAGAGATCGACACTCGTCACCCGATGGGGGAAATTTATTTTAAGTTAATGAATGGACTGGCTACGATGGAATGCGATCTAATCAAAGAACGTACTTTAGTCGGACTAGACAACGCTCGAAAAAAAGGTAAAATCGGTGGACGTCCTAAAATAGATGCACGAACAGTCAAAAAAATTCGCCACCTATACCACGAAAAGAAAGAAACGATCCAGTCCGTTTCTTCTAAGTGTAATGTTTCTGTAGGAACCTGCTACAAGTACATCAATTTGCCTGAAGCAGATGTCGCTGGAATTTCTCAAAAATAA
- the gpmA gene encoding phosphoglyceromutase (2,3-bisphosphoglycerate-dependent; catalyzes the interconversion of 2-phosphoglycerate to 3-phosphoglycerate): MPKLVFSRHGLSEWNALNQFTGWADVDLAPQGVEEAIEGGRKIKEAGIEFDVAYTSVLTRAIKTCNLLLENSDQLWVPQIKSWRLNERHYGKLQGLNKKETAEKYGDDQVHIWRRSYDTLPPLTEATDEGSAANDRRYAMLDQRDIPGGENLKVTLERALPFWQDEIAPALLDNKTVLVAAHGNSLRALAKHIEGISDEDIMDLEIPTGQPLVYELNDDLTVAKKYYL; the protein is encoded by the coding sequence ATGCCAAAATTAGTATTTTCTCGTCATGGACTTAGTGAATGGAATGCATTGAACCAATTTACCGGTTGGGCTGACGTAGATTTAGCACCACAAGGTGTTGAAGAAGCAATCGAAGGCGGTCGCAAAATCAAAGAAGCTGGAATTGAATTTGATGTAGCTTATACTTCTGTATTAACTCGTGCTATCAAAACATGTAACTTACTTTTAGAAAACTCAGATCAATTATGGGTTCCTCAAATCAAATCTTGGCGCTTAAATGAACGTCATTATGGTAAATTACAAGGCTTAAACAAAAAAGAAACTGCTGAAAAATATGGAGATGACCAAGTACATATTTGGCGTCGTTCTTATGATACTTTACCTCCATTGACGGAAGCGACTGACGAAGGCTCTGCAGCAAATGATCGTCGTTACGCAATGTTAGACCAACGCGATATTCCAGGTGGAGAAAACTTAAAAGTTACACTAGAACGTGCGTTACCTTTCTGGCAAGACGAAATCGCGCCTGCTTTATTAGACAATAAAACTGTCTTAGTAGCAGCTCACGGTAATTCTTTACGCGCCTTAGCTAAACATATCGAAGGTATTTCAGATGAAGACATCATGGATCTTGAAATCCCAACTGGTCAACCACTTGTTTATGAATTAAACGATGACCTAACTGTAGCTAAAAAATACTACTTATAA
- a CDS encoding butanol dehydrogenase: MDNFRFYVPTDIRFGKDRLATELTDVLNAYGKNVLLVYGGGSIKKNGLYDQVIDLLEKNQNTVVELSGVEPNPRIETVRRGVALCRENDVDLILAVGGGSTIDCSKVIAAGFYSDEDPWEVIKGRKGFQGEALPIVTILTLAATGSEMNGGAVITNLATNQKLGVGGPAMMPKVSFLDPTTTFTVPAYQTAAGSADILSHLVESYFNITEGTDVQDFVSEGLMRAVIKNCPIALVTPDDYDARANLMWSSSLALNGLTRNGKHGVWSCHAMEHELSAFYDITHGIGLAILTPRWMNYVLSEQTVSKFAQFAQNVWGIDEEEPMLAAKKGIQATYDFFKACDIPMTLPAVGIDEEKFGEMAKQAVAHSTIKTDAFVPLAESDVEAIYRECLTESSFV, from the coding sequence TTGGATAATTTTAGATTTTACGTACCGACAGATATTCGCTTTGGGAAAGATCGTTTAGCAACTGAATTGACAGATGTGTTAAATGCATATGGTAAAAATGTCCTGCTAGTTTATGGCGGAGGTAGTATTAAGAAAAATGGCTTGTATGATCAAGTAATTGATCTGCTAGAAAAAAATCAAAATACAGTTGTCGAATTGAGCGGTGTAGAACCTAATCCCCGTATTGAAACGGTTCGTCGTGGTGTAGCGTTGTGTCGTGAAAATGACGTGGACTTGATTTTGGCGGTTGGCGGTGGCTCAACGATTGATTGTTCTAAAGTGATCGCGGCAGGCTTTTACAGTGACGAAGACCCGTGGGAAGTTATAAAAGGACGCAAAGGTTTCCAAGGTGAGGCCTTGCCGATTGTTACGATTTTAACTTTAGCAGCAACGGGCAGTGAAATGAATGGTGGAGCTGTGATCACAAATTTAGCAACAAACCAAAAATTAGGCGTTGGTGGACCCGCAATGATGCCAAAAGTGTCATTTTTAGATCCGACCACGACATTTACGGTACCAGCTTATCAAACAGCTGCAGGTTCTGCCGATATCTTAAGCCACTTAGTTGAAAGCTATTTTAATATAACCGAAGGAACTGATGTACAAGACTTTGTCTCAGAAGGTCTGATGCGTGCGGTCATTAAAAATTGTCCAATTGCACTTGTTACCCCCGATGATTATGATGCTCGTGCTAATTTGATGTGGTCAAGTAGTTTAGCGTTGAATGGATTGACAAGAAACGGTAAACATGGCGTTTGGTCATGTCATGCGATGGAACATGAATTAAGTGCCTTTTATGATATTACTCATGGAATTGGGTTAGCCATCTTAACTCCACGTTGGATGAATTATGTGCTTTCAGAACAAACGGTCAGCAAATTTGCCCAGTTTGCTCAAAATGTGTGGGGAATCGATGAAGAAGAGCCAATGCTTGCAGCGAAAAAAGGGATTCAAGCGACATATGATTTCTTCAAAGCTTGTGACATTCCGATGACTTTACCAGCTGTTGGAATCGATGAGGAAAAATTTGGAGAAATGGCGAAACAGGCAGTAGCACACAGTACCATCAAAACAGATGCTTTTGTTCCTTTAGCGGAATCGGATGTTGAAGCGATTTATCGTGAATGTTTAACTGAATCTAGCTTTGTATAA
- a CDS encoding purine-nucleoside phosphorylase, giving the protein MSVHIEAKPGEIADKILLPGDPLRAKYIAETFLENPVCYNQVRGMLGYTGTYKGERVSVQGTGMGMPSATIYAHELINSYDVKKLIRVGTCGSISEKVHVRDLVIAQAAATPSSMIRNDFPKYDFPQIADFDLLLKSYTTAKEKGFVTHVGNVLSDDVFYKDSMDGVFELGKLGVLAIEMEAAALYYLAAKFDVQALAIMTVSDSLVTGEETTAEERQTTFNDMIEVGLETAINS; this is encoded by the coding sequence ATGAGCGTTCATATAGAAGCAAAACCAGGTGAAATCGCAGATAAAATTTTATTACCAGGAGATCCCTTACGGGCGAAATACATTGCGGAAACATTTTTAGAAAATCCAGTGTGCTATAACCAAGTAAGAGGAATGTTAGGGTATACAGGTACGTATAAAGGCGAACGTGTTTCTGTTCAAGGAACAGGAATGGGGATGCCTTCTGCAACGATTTATGCCCATGAATTGATCAACTCTTATGATGTGAAAAAATTGATTCGTGTGGGGACTTGTGGATCGATTTCTGAGAAAGTCCATGTAAGAGATTTAGTAATCGCGCAAGCAGCAGCCACACCATCATCAATGATCCGCAATGATTTTCCTAAATATGATTTCCCGCAAATCGCTGATTTTGATTTGCTATTGAAATCATATACAACTGCAAAAGAAAAAGGCTTTGTTACCCATGTTGGAAACGTCTTATCTGATGATGTCTTTTATAAAGACAGCATGGATGGTGTTTTTGAACTTGGTAAATTAGGCGTCTTAGCGATCGAGATGGAAGCTGCGGCATTATATTATTTAGCCGCTAAATTTGATGTGCAAGCGTTGGCGATCATGACCGTTAGTGATAGTTTAGTAACAGGTGAAGAAACAACTGCTGAAGAACGTCAAACAACATTCAATGATATGATCGAAGTAGGATTGGAAACTGCAATAAATAGTTAA